A stretch of DNA from Mus musculus strain C57BL/6J chromosome 6, GRCm38.p6 C57BL/6J:
ACAACCCCTGATTTATCTCAGCTTGACTCCCTGCTGGGAGGGAAATCTGGCCAATGGCGTTAGCTTTCTGGAAGTCAGGATTAGTACCTTCAGGCTGTCTAGAGGTTGCCTCTTTGCTTGCTGACAACCGCAGGTCTTCCTCTGTTTCCGTGTTTTGACTGGAGGTCACATGGATCAGTGGGGATTTAAGGCCTTCAGCTGGTTGGTTCGCTGGTTTGCATCCCCCTTTGAAAGCCGCAGGAGTGGCAGTGGCTGCTTGGATATGCACCTGTGGTACAATGCTGGGGCATTGCCTTGACTCCTGGGAGTCTACCATGCTGTTAGAGAGTTCCAACAAGTGGTTCCCACTGCCCTTGCCATGGCAAATGACACGCAGTTGCTCCTGCCCATTCTCTAGCTCAGGAGcaggattttcttttaaatatgcgGGGAGGATACTGGGGCTGGTAGAGACAGACCTGCTCTCCACACTTGCCACTGCCTGTACCTCAGCATCTTGCCAAGCCCTGCCAGAGACCTCCTTAGCCCCACTTTCAGCTTGGCAGGTCATTGTACTGGCTTCTTTAAACCTTGACACAGGATACTGTGCTGGTAGCAGTGCCTGCCTTGCTTCTGAAGAACATGTGGCCCCTTTGCTGGTGAGGTGGGACGGCGGAGGGTTTTCCGACCTTTCAGCTGTGGTGTTCAAGGCAGTGGCAGAGGGCTGTTTGTTCTCCGAGCACCCCTCTCTTACTGGAGGTTCACTGGACACCGCGGTGATGTTATTGATGACTTTCTGCCCTTCCCCCTCAGGTCTGTCTGCAGAAGGGGATGCTATATCTGGAGTCTGTAAAATTCCTTGGCTGTTTTCTGGAGAAGGAAAATCACAGAGCCCTTCTTGATTTTTGCTGCTGCAACAGGTGACCCTGGCAGGACAACCTGGCTTTTCAGGGTTCTCGCCGTTTGAGTTTGCCTCGGATTTCACCAAGGAACCTTCAGGTACCGCACAGGTGCTAGTATTTGGTGCATCCCTTTGGATGGCATGGTGAGTGTGCTGGACTACAGATATTAAACATGGCGCAGATATAAGTTCCTTTTGTGCAGTAGCGTTCAGGCCTGGAGCTGCGGACTCCTTGCTTCCATGAAGCAGGAAGTCATCAGGTGTTTTCTGTTTGGGAGACACTGGCTCTCCCTCACTGAAGACACCAGGAGATGCCATGTCTTGCTGACTGGACTCAGACACACAAGCTTGCATCAGGGCTTGAGCAGCTGCACTGAGCTGGAGGCTGAGTTCTGCAGGAACATTGCCAATGCCACTAGCATTGTTATCTGGCTGAGCTGGTTGTGGTGAGACACTCTGCGACTCCCCTCGAGACTCTTCCTTTCCAGAAGCTGCCACTATCGAAGCTTTAGTCACCCTCAGAGGGTCAGGTACAGTCCCCATGGGACCTCTTTCCAAGATCGCTCCAGTGTCTATTCCAAGTATGTTTTCCACTGGGAAGTAGTTGGAACTCAGAGGGAAGCCATAGGGATGAGTCCTTGGCTGAACTGGCCTGTGGAATCAAGAAAGCAGTCCGATTAATATGCTTACTTTTGGAGGGAAAAAGATCACACAAGCTCATTTTCTACTTGAAACTAGATTGATAGTGCAGGCCGGTCTTTCCAGACCTCAGAGCACAAAGGCAGGAAAGTCTAGCCTGCCTGGGCTAGAGTACAAGTGGAAGGTTGGCCTGGACAAGGCAGTGAGACTCTCTATCTTAAAGGGTAAGAAAAGGGtttggatgtagctcagtagcatAGCAGCTTCTAGCATATTCAGATGacatgggttcaatccctaggactgAAAAACAGGTAAGCATATGGTAACACAATGACACACACAAGAAACATAAAACACCAGCAACAAAAGTCTCAAATCTGGTGATATAAAAATCTACTTGAAGTAGAAAAACTCCAAAAAATTATGTTAACTGTACTAATATTATTTTGACTGGTTTGTATCTGCTTACACTCTAGTGCTATTTATTAAATGAGTTTTTAATATGACTACCTTCCATAGCTATTTCAGAAGTCATCATTGTAACCAGATTGGTCAGAATCATAAAATCCTGTAGTGCTACTGGAACTAAATCAGTGACACACTGAGTAGGCCACGAGATGATCAAGAATTTTAGCAACAGAGTTTCCAGAGATGGGTCTGGATTGAAATGGGATTTTAGTCTTTGATAAAAGAGTCATTTCAAGTCTGCTAAAGAGTCTAATAGAAACAGCTAATAAGTTATCTAGAAGGAAAGACAACGAGGGTATATCTTTTTAATCATATTTCAGATAAAAAAAATCCTAGATGTATTTATATAAACTAGAGAATTTAAGTGTAAGACATAAGTAAAAGTCACGTAAGAATTAAAATCTTGACAACTATCAGTGTAAAATAGGGGAAGCAATAATATGTGTTTAAGATAAaacacaaattaagaaaaaacaatAGATAGCtagatgaaatttaaaatttttgtataaCAAAAAGTTccataatatatattttgaattaAAGATTTGTGAAAAAAGGGTTGCAAAAATTTTAAGTCATTTGAAAAATATCTATATTATACCAAAAgtccttaaaaattaaaaaaaaaaaactcctttccCATCTGTTGGGAAAGTGGGTAAAAGAATGAGAAAGCAAAGTTAACAAGAAGCCAATGAACTTAAGACATAAAGGGCTAGTTCATTTGCCACCAGATAATTTCATAGTGAGATTTGACTCTATAAAGCTGTATTTGCAAAGAAAGTTGTACAGGAAAGACTCTTAACAGTTGCAGGCCCAAAGGCACATGGCTCTAGCTTTCCGAGGGAAATAATTATGTTGTTATAGCACATCCCTGAGTGTATGAAGCAAGCTCTATCAATAGAACAGTAAATGGATAAATGGCATGCTCATTCAAGTGTTATTTGTGGGAGCTAAACCCAGGGGAAAAAAGGCTAAGAGAAGGAGTAGGGAGTATTGGGACATCATTTCCCATAATGAATATATAACCATGAAACCATGAAAATAAAGGCATAACAGGGTGTTAGCTTCTCCCTTGGCAAGAATTTTCTCAAATATGGTTAAATTTGTAAATTAAGGCACAGGAAAgagaatatatattcattcatttgcaAAAAATAACCAGTCTTcataggtatgtatatatatgtttgcatatgaggacatagattttaaagccatttagGATGAGACCTACTAAGTGTTAAATAACAAGACATTTCAGGCTTggacaaagagagaaagatgacTGAACTAGTTGGAAAAACGCTAATTTATAACTATGTAAAATTTAGGAAGAATGACTGGGCATCAAGGTATGTAGATAAGGCAATAAATTATAAGTTAGTGGTGGCtatatttaaatttatctttCTCCGAAGCAGGTGGTCACTACAAGTTAACCACATAATTTTCCTGGACTCCCAATTAACTCACTGGGACAACTGACCATATGATGTCTCCAGGTCTCTCAAACTGTACCATTTCAGAGCCCTGCTTCTTTGCATAGGTTATATAATATAAAGACAGACTGTTAATTCCCTAGCTGGGTTCCCATAgtacttgctgtttgagtctcaCCCAGGTTATTTttcctccatctgtctgtcctcagAAGGCATTTGACTTGGCTACATGCTCCTGGTCCATAACATCTAATGGAGAATTCCTATTTCtctatcttctttctcttcttccctccttctcctctctccttcttcttcctcctttctctcttcctggtcCCAAACTGCAACCCTCAGCCCAGTAACTAAAACCCTGCCTACCTCTATTCTCCCCAGTAATTGGCTATAGCCACTTTTATTATTGGTTTTGCAGGGGGTCCAcattggaggagttagagaaaggactgaaggagttgaaagagtttgcaaccccaaaggAGGAAAAGCAATATCAATCagccagaccccccagaactcccaaggacttagccatcatcaaagaagtacacatggcttcagctgcatatgtagcagagaatggccttgtcatgcatcaatgggaggagaggtccttggtcctatgaaggctcggcAGACTCTTAAATGAGGCTGCAGACTACTGAGAGGAGACAAAGTCAAATCTTGTTGGGTCACAAAGTTTTGCATGggaatctttacatttttttaaaactgtgaatggaggatttttgggtttttggtttccCCTAAGTTTTGGTGGGTGTTGAGCTTCATTATGTGGACAAAGTCAAGCTCACACTGGAAGACTCACCATCAAATGGTCAGTCAAAATGCCGTTTGCAGAGAACTTTACCTCAAGTTGTTTATCCTGGTCCACTATCATAGGAAATCTAAGGATAAATCAAACTTGTTTCTCTAACTGATTGTGTTGAATACTTACCCATCCCCAGTCTGCTCACTGATACCATTTCTCTGGGATCCCCTTCTACTGTTTGTCACTGGAGTGCCACCACGTGCAATACCACAGCTACTTCTTCCTTCCCATTCCTGCATTTGTGTTTGCTGTGCCTTTTCTCTAATTCTTTACCCCAcctcatactttaaaaatatcttacaATCCCCCATTGAATGGCATTTCCTCCCTGAAGACCTGTAAAGTTTTTGAATTATGGCCTTTATTTTAAATACCTTTCTCAAGGTggtcatcttttttgtttttcacattCCACTTGGTACAGTTAGTTATTCCTTGTATTATTGTCTCATTTCTCTATCGATATTTTGAACcccaggaagcaggaaggagaaaatggattactttctcttctctccacagGATAGAGGGTGTGGTCTTGTACATAAAAAACATCAGCTGATACTGTGTGCCTGTAAAATGCACATTATCAAAGGTCCGCCCAATGCCATAGTAATGGGATATTTTAATTCATGAGTTGATTAatggaaacataaaaatatattgtttggggaagtaagaaaatgatggtgactTAGTTATTAAACTGTGTATGTCTATAATCCACATTTAGACTATTAAAGTTTGGATTCCTGCTATGAAAATCTGGTAGATCTCATAAAGCTGAGAGAACAGTCTGTCTTTTGTGTTGTGTGGCTGAATCCAAGAAATGAGCGTGCCAAGCAGAATTGTAAAATAGGAATAGCTTGAAGTTCATCATCTAAAAGTTAAAAGACTTCAGTAAAAAAGAGTTCACAACATTTCAGAGGTCATTGTGTTATTTCCATTTCCCACTTGCAGTGTCAGTTTCGTAATGAAATGTGATTCCTTTCATCACCTTTGTTAATAGAGGTCAAATTATCCAACAATTTAAGACTAAAGAGCAAAGACAAAATTGATCAGCTAACAAGTGCTATCATAAAATCACTTATTCGTAGATAAACACACAATTCTGGTCTCAGATAGAACTGCTAATGAGGCCATCATAGCATCCAAGCTTTGAAATGCTCACTGCCTTCTTTTTTCCCACCATATGGTAGAATCTTCAGCCTCTACTATACCAGGCAAACAGACATTAAAGTACACCCCAAATATTTGGGAGAGCGAGGCAGAGGATTTTGAGCTCCAGGTTAGCTTAGAATACAGGACAAAGTCTCAACAAAGGCAAGCAGACAATATCAATGCCCCCACAAAATACAGCTCCTGCATAGAATTAATTCCTTCCATagtgcctctgtctctcttccttcctccacctggtccctcttcctcctctccttctctctttctccctgccctcctcttcccttcccataATCTTCCTTCACTTTCATCTTTGCCCTGGCTTTTGTATTCtttcttgaattaaaaatatctaggatggaccatgtagagactgccatatccagggatccaccccataatcagcatccaaacgctgacaccattgcatacactaggaagattttatcaaaaggacccagatgtagctgtctcttgtgagactatgccggggcctagcaaacacaaaagtggatgctcacagtcagctaatggatggatcacagggctcccaatggaggagctagagaaagtacccaaggagctaaagggatctgcaaccctataggtggaacaacattatgaactaaccagtaccccagagctcttgactctagctgcatatgtatcaaaagatggcctagtcagccatcactggaaagagaggcccattggacacgcaaactttatatgccccagtacaggggaacgccagggccaaaaagggggagtgggtgggtaggggagtgggggtgggtgggtatgggggacttttggtatagcattggaaatgtaaatgagctaaatacccaataaaaaatggaaaaaaaatatctaccCAGTAGCTATTTCTTCCCAATAATTAAGAGTTAATTGAAGCATCGCCttaggagggtgggggagggaaagtTCTAAGACTtccaaaacaaatgaaatttAGAAGTCTGAGGACTTACAAGATTCAGGAAGCCTAGAAAACTACAGTGCTCTTCCTCAGGATAAAGAAGCAGTTGCTAGGGAGAGGAGACTGTGTAATGGATCTGCTGACACATTGGTTGACCAGGGCAGTGCAGGGATGCAGAGTCATCACCACACCTGGGGTTTCTAGCGATGCATGCTTCTCTAAGTCATCCCAGAAGCCATGGACATGGATGAagtcctttcttttctctgttgccTTTGCTTTATGCACAGatgtttgtctctgtattttcaggTTAATTCACATAAAAGGCAACTCATAAAAATCCAGATTtcccttctgctttttttttaatttatttttttaattaggtattttcatttacatttcaaatgctatcccaaaagtcccccaaaccctccccccacttccctacccacccccttCTGCCTTTTATAAGATGGATATTTTTATCTTAAGAAATATGAGTACATCATTTTCTCTagtccctttcttccctctaacCCTTCCTGCGTTCTCCCATGTCATACCCCTCCTGTAACTCCTCCTTTGTTCCCTCTCTATAACCCCTCCCATGTCATACTCCCTCTTACTCCCTCAGGTCAGATTCAGCTCAAATTCTTCAAGTCCTGTGTCCAATCACATGGTGTCTTCAGGAGTAGAGACAATCAACCAGttaagggcacaggaacagcctATATGTTCTGAGACTCTCCTGGTCTTCaccctgaccaacaacttgaGTTGTTGTTTCTCAAGCTTGGTCCTACTATTCTTGTTAAATGATCTATTGTTCATTGAGAGGAGCATTGTCTATCCAattgtaagacacacacacacacacacacacacacacacacaaaaatacacacacagagttatatATAATTTTGGCAATATAAAAAGTTTTTTTCTCAAGGCTTTGACAGGCATCCtcagttatttttctttcctccttgttCTATGTAGTCTCTTTTATCAAAGCCCCCTTCTCCATTATGCCCATTTTCCcctttatttcatttgtattcCCAAATGACAGTGACTATATGGCATGGAGAAGGCATCACTGTGGGCACAGACATTACAAATGGCGGgtccgggggctggtgagatggctcagtgggtaagagcacccgactgctcttccgaaggtccaaagttcaaatcccagcaaccacatggtggctcacaaccacccgtaatgagatctgatgccctcttctggtgtatctgaagtcagctacagtacttacatataataaaataaataaatctttaaaaaaaaaaatggcggGTCCTTGGTGCCTCCTTGATTTAAGTTTAGAGGAGTCCATTTGGCTGAGTCTGAGGGTCTTATT
This window harbors:
- the Gprin3 gene encoding G protein-regulated inducer of neurite outgrowth 3, giving the protein MGTVPDPLRVTKASIVAASGKEESRGESQSVSPQPAQPDNNASGIGNVPAELSLQLSAAAQALMQACVSESSQQDMASPGVFSEGEPVSPKQKTPDDFLLHGSKESAAPGLNATAQKELISAPCLISVVQHTHHAIQRDAPNTSTCAVPEGSLVKSEANSNGENPEKPGCPARVTCCSSKNQEGLCDFPSPENSQGILQTPDIASPSADRPEGEGQKVINNITAVSSEPPVREGCSENKQPSATALNTTAERSENPPPSHLTSKGATCSSEARQALLPAQYPVSRFKEASTMTCQAESGAKEVSGRAWQDAEVQAVASVESRSVSTSPSILPAYLKENPAPELENGQEQLRVICHGKGSGNHLLELSNSMVDSQESRQCPSIVPQVHIQAATATPAAFKGGCKPANQPAEGLKSPLIHVTSSQNTETEEDLRLSASKEATSRQPEGTNPDFQKANAIGQISLPAGSQAEINQGLWNSGPREPEIVVKTAKDHKAESSCKPSNSGGGANKDYPPESLDPTDKKGAKDKKPASPLIVKDHAPGATSTLDAKTLLLNPKSQVKEGEGPEVSPAPSPGRKSQQNTLEELRQPKTVMSLSLPSDGTGDSSPGSGKRTPSLSVKASPRRGSRVSEFLKELSVTAAAAQVGLTPGEKKKQLGADSKLHLKQSKRVRDVVWDDQGMTWEVYGASLDPESLGVAIQNHLQRQIREHEKIVKTQSGQTRRSISSDSSSSKKLKGRQHGVLQSMLQNFRRPNCCVRPAPSSVLD
- the Gprin3 gene encoding G protein-regulated inducer of neurite outgrowth 3 isoform X1 → MVGSKHSPLHWSIADWTSPGTAILGSSLQAPLDHSNSIGFGVYTHDVSLRPVQPRTHPYGFPLSSNYFPVENILGIDTGAILERGPMGTVPDPLRVTKASIVAASGKEESRGESQSVSPQPAQPDNNASGIGNVPAELSLQLSAAAQALMQACVSESSQQDMASPGVFSEGEPVSPKQKTPDDFLLHGSKESAAPGLNATAQKELISAPCLISVVQHTHHAIQRDAPNTSTCAVPEGSLVKSEANSNGENPEKPGCPARVTCCSSKNQEGLCDFPSPENSQGILQTPDIASPSADRPEGEGQKVINNITAVSSEPPVREGCSENKQPSATALNTTAERSENPPPSHLTSKGATCSSEARQALLPAQYPVSRFKEASTMTCQAESGAKEVSGRAWQDAEVQAVASVESRSVSTSPSILPAYLKENPAPELENGQEQLRVICHGKGSGNHLLELSNSMVDSQESRQCPSIVPQVHIQAATATPAAFKGGCKPANQPAEGLKSPLIHVTSSQNTETEEDLRLSASKEATSRQPEGTNPDFQKANAIGQISLPAGSQAEINQGLWNSGPREPEIVVKTAKDHKAESSCKPSNSGGGANKDYPPESLDPTDKKGAKDKKPASPLIVKDHAPGATSTLDAKTLLLNPKSQVKEGEGPEVSPAPSPGRKSQQNTLEELRQPKTVMSLSLPSDGTGDSSPGSGKRTPSLSVKASPRRGSRVSEFLKELSVTAAAAQVGLTPGEKKKQLGADSKLHLKQSKRVRDVVWDDQGMTWEVYGASLDPESLGVAIQNHLQRQIREHEKIVKTQSGQTRRSISSDSSSSKKLKGRQHGVLQSMLQNFRRPNCCVRPAPSSVLD